A segment of the Candidatus Eremiobacteraceae bacterium genome:
GACGTCGAGCAGGCCGTCGAGATCGGCGCATTCGAGCAGTTGGTCCTCGGTGATCGCGGCCGAAGGAAAACGGATCACGCCGCGCTCCTCGAACAGCCAGGCGACGCAGCCGATCTCGCCGAGATTGCCGCCATTGCGCGAAAACGCGTATCGCATCTCGGAAGCAGTGCGATTGCGATTGTCGGTCACCGCATCGACGATGACGGCGACTCCGCTAGGGCCAAACCCTTCGTAGCGGATCTCCTCGAAGGCGTCTCCCTTGCCCTCGCCCGTCGCGCGAGCGATCGCGCGCTTGATGTTGTCCATCGGCATGTTGGACTCGCGCGCCTTGGCGACCGCCAACTTCAGCTTGAAGTTCGCATCGGGGTCGGGCACGCCGGATTTCGCGGCGACGATGATCTCTTTGCTCAACTTGGTGAAGATCTGCGCGCGCTGCGCGTCGATCTTGCCCTTGTGTAGGCGGATGTTGTGCCATTTGGAGTGACCGGACATCGACGTTTACCTGTCTGACGTGAGCGGCATGCCAAAGCGCAGCCGGAGGATATCTCTTATGGTCTTGAGGATGACCGCCATTCCTGCGCCC
Coding sequences within it:
- a CDS encoding YebC/PmpR family DNA-binding transcriptional regulator, whose translation is MSGHSKWHNIRLHKGKIDAQRAQIFTKLSKEIIVAAKSGVPDPDANFKLKLAVAKARESNMPMDNIKRAIARATGEGKGDAFEEIRYEGFGPSGVAVIVDAVTDNRNRTASEMRYAFSRNGGNLGEIGCVAWLFEERGVIRFPSAAITEDQLLECADLDGLLDVAVNGEDVEIVTEPRSLSNVRDEVERRVLAPRGIRVQSATVELVPKTLAPVSAEDAPAVLRFLDALEEHEDVTRLSSNADIPDAVLEQLA